A window from Chryseobacterium phocaeense encodes these proteins:
- the rpoB gene encoding DNA-directed RNA polymerase subunit beta yields the protein MSKTTATTRGNQRINFSSAKGKIITPDFLDIQLESFKDFFQLDTLPEDRTDEGLYRTFQENFPITDSRNQFVLEFLDYLVDSPRYSIDECVERGLTYSVPLKARLKLYCTDPEHEDFQTVVQDVYLGPVPYMTPSGSFIINGAERVIVTQLHRSPGVFFGQTYHANGTKLYYSRIIPFKGSWMEFTTDINSVMYAYIDRKKKLPLTTLLRAIGYESDKDILQIFDLAEEVKVSKAALKKVEGRTLAARVLNTWFEDFVDEDTGEVVSIERNEIILDRETILEKEHLDLILDAGVKSILIHKENSNEFSIIQNTLQKDPTNSEKEAVEYIYRQLRNADPPDEETARGIIEKLFFSEQRYSLGEVGRYRLNKKLGLNIPTTTEVLTKEDIIAIVRHLIELVNSKAEVDDIDHLSNRRIKTVGEQLAGQFGVGLSRIARTIKERMNVRDNEIFTPLDLVNAKTLTSVINSFFGTNQLSQFMDQTNPLSEITHKRRLSALGPGGLSRERAGFEVRDVHHTHYGRICPIETPEGPNIGLISSLGIYAKINSLGFIETPYRKVEDSKIDLNADPIYLNAEDEEDKVIAQANVELNDSGEFLTDRIIARLDGDYPVVEPSQVNLIDVAPNQISGISASLIPFLEHDDANRALMGSNMMRQAVPLLKPQAPIVGTGLEQQVAKDSRILINAEGTGLVEYVDADKIIIKYERSDDEDLVQFESATKTYNLTKFRKTNQSTTITLRPNVRVGETVQKGQVLCDGYATENGELALGRNLVVAFMPWKGYNFEDAIVINEKVVREDWFTSIHVDEYSLEVRDTKLGMEELTADIPNVSEEATKDLDENGMIRIGAEVKPGDIMIGKITPKGESDPTPEEKLLRAIFGDKAGDVKDASLKADSSLRGVVINKKLFSRNIKDKKKRTEEKLKLEEIENTYKAKFDELRNTLIEKLNTLVGGKTSQGVTNDLDEEIIGKGVKFTHKLLTSVEDYVNVSGADWTVDNDKNELVKQLIHNYKIKFNDIQGVKNREKFAISIGDELPAGIMKLAKVYIAKKRKLNVGDKMAGRHGNKGIVSRIVREEDMPFLEDGTPVDIVLNPLGVPSRMNIGQIYETVLGWAGQKLGMKFATPIFDGASLDQITEYTEKAGLPKFGNTHLYDGGTGERFTQPATVGVIYMLKLGHMVDDKMHARSIGPYSLITQQPLGGKAQFGGQRFGEMEVWALEAFGASNILREILTVKSDDVIGRAKTYEAIAKGESMPEPGIPESFNVLLHELQGLGLDVRLEE from the coding sequence ATGAGTAAAACAACAGCAACAACAAGGGGGAATCAGAGAATTAACTTCTCATCAGCTAAAGGAAAAATCATCACTCCGGACTTCCTGGACATCCAGCTTGAGTCTTTCAAAGATTTTTTCCAGCTTGATACCCTTCCGGAAGACAGAACAGACGAAGGTTTATACAGAACCTTCCAGGAAAATTTCCCTATTACGGATTCCCGAAACCAATTCGTATTGGAATTTCTTGATTATCTGGTAGATTCTCCACGTTATTCAATTGACGAGTGTGTGGAAAGAGGATTGACGTATTCAGTGCCTCTTAAAGCAAGACTTAAATTGTATTGTACAGACCCTGAGCACGAGGATTTCCAGACTGTGGTTCAGGATGTATACTTAGGCCCGGTTCCTTATATGACGCCTAGTGGATCTTTCATCATCAACGGTGCAGAGAGAGTTATTGTTACGCAGCTTCACCGTTCACCTGGTGTATTCTTCGGACAGACTTACCACGCTAACGGAACCAAACTGTACTATTCAAGAATTATCCCTTTCAAAGGATCTTGGATGGAATTTACAACTGATATCAACAGCGTAATGTACGCGTATATCGACCGTAAGAAAAAGTTACCATTAACTACCCTTTTAAGAGCCATCGGTTATGAATCTGATAAGGATATCCTTCAGATCTTCGACCTTGCTGAAGAAGTGAAAGTTTCCAAAGCTGCCCTTAAAAAAGTAGAAGGAAGAACATTGGCTGCGAGAGTATTGAACACATGGTTCGAGGATTTCGTAGACGAAGATACAGGTGAAGTAGTTTCTATCGAAAGAAACGAAATCATCCTGGATAGAGAAACAATTCTTGAAAAAGAACACCTTGATCTTATTCTTGACGCCGGTGTGAAATCTATTTTGATTCACAAAGAAAACAGCAATGAATTCTCTATCATCCAGAATACATTACAGAAAGACCCTACCAACTCTGAAAAAGAAGCGGTAGAGTATATCTACCGTCAGTTAAGAAATGCAGATCCGCCAGATGAGGAAACAGCAAGAGGAATCATTGAAAAATTATTCTTCTCTGAGCAGAGATACTCATTAGGGGAAGTTGGACGTTACAGACTGAACAAGAAATTAGGTCTTAATATCCCTACAACTACTGAGGTCCTTACAAAAGAAGATATCATTGCAATTGTAAGACACCTGATCGAGCTTGTCAACTCTAAAGCTGAAGTTGATGATATTGACCACTTGTCAAACAGAAGAATCAAGACTGTTGGAGAACAGCTTGCAGGACAGTTTGGGGTAGGTCTTTCAAGAATTGCAAGAACCATTAAGGAAAGAATGAACGTTAGAGATAACGAAATCTTTACTCCTCTTGATCTTGTTAATGCAAAAACTTTAACATCAGTAATCAACTCGTTCTTCGGGACCAACCAGCTTTCTCAGTTCATGGACCAGACCAACCCGCTTTCAGAAATCACGCACAAGCGTAGACTTTCTGCACTAGGGCCAGGTGGTTTATCAAGAGAAAGAGCAGGTTTCGAGGTTCGTGACGTTCACCATACCCACTATGGAAGAATCTGTCCGATTGAAACTCCGGAAGGACCAAACATCGGTTTGATTTCCTCTCTAGGTATTTATGCTAAGATCAACAGCTTAGGATTCATCGAAACGCCATACAGAAAAGTAGAAGACAGTAAGATCGACCTTAACGCAGACCCTATCTATCTGAATGCTGAAGACGAAGAAGATAAAGTAATTGCCCAGGCGAACGTAGAACTGAATGACAGCGGAGAATTCTTAACAGACAGAATTATTGCAAGACTGGATGGTGACTATCCGGTAGTGGAACCTTCCCAGGTGAACCTTATCGACGTAGCTCCAAACCAGATCTCCGGTATTTCAGCTTCATTAATTCCGTTCCTGGAGCATGATGATGCGAACCGTGCTTTGATGGGATCAAACATGATGCGTCAGGCCGTTCCTCTATTGAAGCCTCAGGCGCCAATCGTAGGTACAGGTCTGGAACAGCAGGTGGCAAAAGATTCAAGAATTTTGATCAATGCTGAAGGTACAGGTCTTGTAGAATATGTGGATGCTGATAAGATCATTATTAAATATGAAAGAAGCGATGACGAAGATTTAGTACAATTCGAGTCTGCTACTAAAACATATAACCTGACTAAGTTCAGAAAAACCAACCAGAGTACAACCATTACCCTAAGACCAAACGTAAGAGTAGGTGAAACGGTACAGAAAGGTCAGGTACTTTGCGACGGTTATGCTACTGAAAACGGAGAACTGGCACTGGGTAGAAACCTTGTGGTAGCGTTCATGCCTTGGAAAGGATATAACTTTGAGGATGCAATCGTAATTAACGAGAAAGTAGTACGTGAAGACTGGTTTACTTCTATCCACGTAGATGAATATTCTCTTGAAGTTCGTGATACCAAATTAGGTATGGAAGAATTGACGGCAGATATTCCTAACGTTTCCGAAGAAGCAACCAAAGACCTTGACGAGAACGGTATGATCAGAATCGGGGCTGAAGTGAAGCCTGGAGATATCATGATCGGTAAGATCACTCCAAAAGGTGAATCAGACCCTACTCCTGAAGAAAAACTTTTGAGAGCCATCTTTGGTGACAAAGCCGGTGATGTAAAAGATGCTTCATTGAAAGCGGATTCATCATTAAGAGGTGTTGTGATCAACAAGAAATTGTTCTCAAGAAACATTAAGGACAAAAAGAAAAGAACTGAAGAAAAACTTAAACTTGAAGAAATTGAAAACACTTACAAGGCTAAGTTTGATGAGTTGAGAAATACATTAATTGAAAAATTAAATACACTGGTAGGCGGTAAAACTTCTCAGGGAGTTACCAATGACCTTGATGAGGAAATCATCGGAAAAGGTGTGAAATTCACTCATAAATTACTGACTTCAGTTGAAGACTATGTAAACGTAAGCGGTGCGGACTGGACTGTAGATAATGATAAGAATGAATTGGTTAAACAATTAATTCACAATTACAAAATCAAGTTCAACGATATCCAGGGAGTTAAAAACCGTGAGAAATTCGCAATTTCAATCGGGGACGAACTACCGGCAGGTATCATGAAATTGGCTAAAGTTTATATCGCTAAGAAACGTAAACTGAACGTAGGGGATAAAATGGCAGGACGTCACGGTAACAAAGGTATCGTTTCAAGAATCGTTCGTGAAGAAGATATGCCATTCCTTGAAGACGGAACACCGGTAGATATCGTATTGAATCCACTTGGGGTACCTTCCCGTATGAACATCGGTCAGATCTACGAAACCGTTCTTGGATGGGCTGGTCAGAAGTTGGGAATGAAGTTCGCTACACCGATCTTCGATGGAGCTAGTCTTGATCAGATCACGGAGTACACAGAAAAAGCAGGTCTTCCTAAATTTGGTAACACGCACCTTTATGATGGTGGTACCGGGGAAAGATTTACTCAGCCGGCTACGGTAGGGGTAATCTACATGCTGAAACTGGGTCACATGGTAGATGACAAGATGCACGCACGTTCTATTGGACCTTACTCATTGATTACTCAGCAGCCGTTAGGAGGTAAAGCCCAGTTCGGTGGTCAGAGATTCGGAGAGATGGAGGTTTGGGCTCTTGAGGCATTCGGAGCATCGAATATCCTTAGAGAGATCCTAACCGTGAAGTCGGATGACGTGATTGGTAGAGCGAAAACTTATGAAGCCATTGCAAAAGGTGAATCTATGCCTGAACCAGGTATCCCGGAATCATTCAATGTATTGCTTCACGAGCTGCAGGGTCTTGGATTAGACGTAAGATTGGAAGAGTAA
- the rpoC gene encoding DNA-directed RNA polymerase subunit beta', producing the protein MSNKNKSSRFNKITIGLASPESILQESRGEVLKPETINYRTHKPERDGLFCEKIFGPVKDYECACGKYKRIRYKGIVCDRCGVEVTEKKVRRERIGHIGLVVPIAHIWYFRSLPNKIGYLLGIPSKKLDMIIYYERYVVIQQGIAKKLDGSDFDAMEFLTEEEYLDIMETLPVENQYLDDSDPNKFIARMGAEAVEDLLKRIDLDALSFDLRHKAHNEGSKQRRTEALKRLNVVEALRGANTRMINRPEWMIMRVLPVIPPELRPLVPLDGGRFATSDLNDLYRRVIIRNNRLKRLLEIKAPEVILRNEKRMLQESVDSLFDNTRKSSAVKSESNRPLKSLSDSLKGKQGRFRQNLLGKRVDYSARSVIVVGPNLQLHECGIPKDMAAELYKPFIIRKLIERGIVKTVKSAKRIIDRKEPVVYDILENVMKGHPVLLNRAPTLHRLGIQAFQPKMIEGKAIQLHPLVTTAFNADFDGDQMAVHLPLGPEAILEAQLLMLGSQNILNPANGSPITVPSQDMVLGLYFMTKELSSTEDMKVKGEGLAFYSPEEAEIAYAEGRVSLNAKVRCRLPVKEDGEIVTRLIETSVGRILFNQIVPKQVGYINELLTKKSLRNVIGKILADTDFPTTVKFLDAMKDLGYSNAFKGGLSFSLGDIVVPVEKKQMIATSIETVDEIRANYNMGLITDTERYNQVIDVWTNTNAGLTEMIMSRMKSDQGGFNSVYMMLDSGARGSKEQIRQLSGMRGLMAKPQKAGSTGAEIIENPILANFKEGLSILEYFISTHGARKGLADTALKTADAGYLTRRLVDVAQDVIVTEDDCGTLRGTEVTALKKNDEIVEKISERILGRVSLHDIYDPETDELITEADQIINEALAKRIEAAGLESVEVRSPLTCETKKGICAKCYGRNLATGKMIHMGEAVGVIAAQSIGEPGTQLTLRTFHQGGTAGNVSENPSIVARRDGIVEMDEVRTITSEDENGNTAEVVVSRSTEFRLVADNEARTPLMVANVPYGSVLSVKPGDKVKKGDVICKWDPYNAVIIAETSGKVEYEDIIQGISFQLEIDEQTGFEEKVISESRNKKAVPTLKVVDSKGVEQKAYNLPVGAHLMVNDGEKIKAGKVLIKIPRKSAKAGDITGGLPRVTELFEARNPSNPAVVTEIDGVVSYGKIKRGNRELIVEAKTGERKIYLVKLSNQILVQENDFVRAGSPLSDGSITPDDILRIKGPTAVQEYLVNEIQEVYRLQGVKIDDKHFEIIVRQMMTKVSIVDGGDTQFLEGALEHKFDFLEENNRVFGLKVVVEAGDSKEFKPGQMITARELRDENSKLKREDQALVEVREALPATATPVLQGITRAALQTKSFMSAASFQETTKVLNEAAVAGKIDFLSGLKENVIVGHRIPAGTGLKEYQNVIVGSKKEFEDLN; encoded by the coding sequence ATGTCAAATAAAAATAAATCAAGTAGATTTAATAAAATAACCATCGGTTTAGCTTCACCGGAATCCATTCTTCAGGAGTCCAGAGGGGAAGTTTTAAAGCCGGAAACTATTAACTACAGAACGCATAAACCTGAAAGAGACGGGTTGTTCTGTGAAAAAATCTTCGGTCCTGTAAAGGATTACGAATGTGCTTGTGGTAAATACAAGAGAATTCGTTACAAGGGGATTGTTTGTGACCGTTGTGGAGTAGAGGTTACGGAGAAAAAAGTACGTAGAGAAAGAATCGGGCATATTGGTCTTGTGGTTCCTATCGCGCACATCTGGTATTTCCGTTCCTTACCGAACAAAATCGGTTACCTTTTAGGAATTCCTTCTAAGAAATTAGACATGATCATCTACTACGAAAGATATGTAGTGATCCAGCAGGGTATTGCTAAAAAATTAGACGGTTCTGATTTTGATGCTATGGAATTCCTTACAGAAGAGGAATACCTGGATATCATGGAAACCCTTCCTGTAGAGAACCAGTATCTTGATGATTCCGATCCGAACAAATTCATCGCCAGAATGGGTGCTGAAGCTGTAGAAGATCTTTTAAAAAGAATCGATCTTGATGCATTGTCTTTCGATTTAAGACACAAAGCTCACAACGAAGGTTCCAAGCAGAGAAGAACTGAAGCTCTTAAAAGATTGAACGTTGTAGAAGCATTGAGAGGTGCCAATACAAGAATGATCAACAGACCGGAGTGGATGATTATGCGTGTACTTCCTGTAATACCACCGGAACTGAGACCATTGGTTCCATTGGATGGAGGACGTTTCGCAACTTCTGACTTAAATGACCTTTACAGAAGGGTAATCATCAGAAACAACCGTCTGAAAAGACTATTGGAGATCAAAGCTCCGGAAGTAATCTTAAGAAACGAGAAGCGTATGCTTCAGGAATCAGTAGATTCATTATTCGATAATACAAGAAAATCTTCTGCCGTAAAATCTGAATCAAACAGACCACTGAAATCACTTTCAGATTCATTGAAAGGTAAGCAGGGTCGTTTCCGTCAGAACTTACTAGGGAAAAGGGTAGATTACTCTGCGCGTTCCGTAATTGTTGTAGGTCCGAACTTACAGCTTCACGAGTGCGGTATTCCTAAAGATATGGCAGCAGAACTTTACAAACCGTTTATCATCAGAAAACTGATCGAAAGAGGAATTGTAAAAACGGTAAAATCTGCCAAGAGAATCATCGACAGAAAAGAACCTGTTGTATATGATATCCTTGAAAATGTGATGAAAGGCCATCCGGTTCTGTTGAACAGGGCACCTACCCTTCACAGACTGGGTATTCAGGCATTCCAGCCAAAGATGATCGAAGGTAAGGCAATTCAGCTTCACCCGTTGGTAACCACAGCATTCAACGCGGATTTCGATGGTGACCAGATGGCGGTACACTTACCGTTAGGACCAGAAGCGATCCTTGAAGCTCAGTTACTAATGCTGGGATCTCAGAACATTCTGAACCCTGCAAACGGTTCCCCTATTACCGTACCTTCTCAGGACATGGTTCTTGGTCTTTATTTCATGACTAAAGAATTAAGCTCTACAGAAGATATGAAAGTAAAAGGTGAAGGCCTTGCATTCTATTCTCCGGAAGAAGCAGAAATCGCTTATGCAGAAGGTAGAGTATCTTTAAATGCTAAAGTAAGATGTAGACTTCCTGTTAAAGAAGACGGGGAAATCGTTACAAGACTGATCGAAACTTCTGTGGGTAGAATCCTGTTCAACCAGATTGTACCTAAACAGGTAGGATATATTAATGAGCTTTTAACTAAAAAATCATTAAGAAATGTTATCGGTAAGATCCTTGCTGATACAGATTTCCCTACCACTGTGAAGTTCCTTGATGCAATGAAAGACCTAGGGTATTCAAACGCATTCAAAGGAGGTCTTTCCTTCTCATTAGGGGACATTGTGGTTCCTGTTGAGAAAAAGCAGATGATTGCTACTTCAATTGAAACTGTAGATGAAATCAGAGCCAACTATAACATGGGTCTTATTACAGATACAGAACGTTATAACCAGGTAATTGACGTTTGGACCAACACCAACGCAGGATTAACTGAAATGATCATGAGCAGAATGAAATCTGACCAGGGTGGATTCAACTCTGTGTACATGATGCTTGATTCAGGTGCGAGGGGTTCCAAAGAACAGATCCGTCAGTTATCAGGGATGAGAGGTTTGATGGCAAAACCGCAGAAAGCCGGATCTACCGGTGCGGAGATCATCGAAAACCCGATCCTTGCCAACTTTAAGGAAGGTCTTTCCATCCTTGAGTACTTTATCTCTACCCACGGTGCCCGTAAGGGTCTTGCGGATACCGCTCTTAAGACTGCCGATGCAGGTTACTTAACAAGAAGACTGGTAGACGTTGCTCAGGACGTTATCGTTACTGAAGATGACTGTGGTACTTTAAGAGGTACAGAAGTAACTGCACTTAAGAAAAATGACGAGATCGTTGAAAAAATCTCCGAAAGAATCTTAGGTAGAGTTTCTCTTCATGATATCTACGATCCGGAAACAGACGAATTAATCACTGAGGCAGATCAGATCATCAATGAAGCATTGGCGAAGAGAATTGAAGCAGCAGGATTGGAATCTGTTGAAGTTCGTTCACCGCTTACCTGTGAAACCAAGAAAGGAATCTGTGCGAAATGTTACGGTAGAAACCTGGCAACAGGTAAGATGATCCACATGGGTGAAGCAGTAGGAGTTATTGCAGCACAATCCATCGGGGAGCCGGGTACTCAGCTTACCTTGAGAACCTTCCACCAGGGGGGTACTGCAGGTAACGTTTCTGAAAACCCATCTATTGTAGCAAGAAGAGACGGTATCGTTGAAATGGATGAGGTAAGAACCATTACTTCTGAAGACGAAAACGGTAACACGGCGGAAGTTGTGGTGTCCCGTTCAACGGAATTCAGATTGGTAGCGGATAACGAAGCCAGAACGCCGTTAATGGTTGCCAACGTACCTTACGGTTCCGTACTTTCCGTGAAGCCGGGAGATAAAGTGAAGAAAGGAGATGTAATCTGTAAGTGGGATCCGTATAACGCGGTAATCATTGCAGAAACTTCCGGTAAGGTTGAATACGAAGATATTATCCAGGGTATTTCATTCCAGCTGGAAATTGACGAACAAACAGGATTCGAAGAGAAAGTAATCTCTGAATCAAGAAATAAGAAAGCCGTACCTACCCTGAAGGTGGTAGATTCCAAAGGAGTTGAGCAAAAAGCTTACAACTTACCGGTAGGAGCCCACTTAATGGTAAATGATGGTGAGAAAATCAAGGCTGGTAAAGTCCTGATCAAGATCCCGAGAAAATCTGCAAAAGCAGGGGATATTACCGGAGGTCTTCCGAGAGTTACCGAATTATTCGAAGCAAGAAACCCTTCAAACCCAGCGGTGGTTACTGAAATCGACGGGGTAGTTTCTTACGGAAAAATCAAGAGAGGTAACCGTGAACTTATTGTTGAGGCTAAAACAGGAGAAAGAAAAATTTATTTAGTTAAATTATCTAACCAGATTCTTGTTCAGGAGAATGACTTCGTAAGAGCAGGTTCTCCGCTTTCCGACGGTTCTATTACACCGGACGATATCTTAAGAATTAAAGGTCCAACAGCCGTTCAGGAATATCTTGTGAATGAAATCCAGGAAGTTTACCGTCTGCAAGGGGTAAAAATTGACGATAAGCACTTCGAAATCATCGTAAGACAGATGATGACGAAAGTATCTATCGTGGATGGAGGTGATACTCAGTTCCTTGAAGGTGCATTGGAACATAAATTCGACTTCCTTGAAGAAAATAACAGAGTATTCGGTCTTAAAGTAGTAGTAGAAGCTGGTGATTCTAAAGAATTCAAACCAGGTCAGATGATTACGGCAAGAGAATTAAGAGATGAAAACTCTAAACTGAAGCGTGAAGATCAGGCTCTGGTTGAAGTAAGAGAGGCACTTCCTGCAACAGCAACGCCTGTATTGCAAGGGATTACAAGAGCAGCTCTTCAGACCAAGTCATTCATGTCTGCAGCATCATTCCAGGAAACCACTAAGGTATTGAACGAAGCCGCTGTTGCTGGTAAGATCGACTTCCTGAGTGGTCTTAAAGAAAATGTAATCGTAGGGCACAGAATCCCTGCAGGAACAGGTCTTAAAGAATACCAGAATGTAATTGTAGGCTCTAAGAAAGAATTCGAAGACCTTAACTAA
- a CDS encoding DUF3467 domain-containing protein: MDNNQNPQDGNINIELNEMVAAGVYANLALVNHSPSEFVVDFIQLMPGVQQAKVRSRIILAPLHAKRVLSALQQNIANYEQQFGEIKEVEPFVLGGNNVQA; encoded by the coding sequence ATGGACAACAATCAAAATCCACAAGACGGAAACATCAACATCGAATTAAACGAAATGGTAGCTGCTGGAGTTTATGCTAACTTAGCTTTGGTAAACCATTCTCCATCCGAATTCGTAGTAGATTTCATCCAATTAATGCCGGGGGTACAGCAGGCTAAAGTAAGATCAAGAATTATTCTTGCTCCGCTTCATGCTAAAAGAGTATTATCTGCTCTTCAACAGAACATTGCTAACTATGAGCAGCAGTTCGGAGAAATCAAAGAAGTTGAGCCTTTCGTATTAGGAGGAAACAACGTACAAGCATAA
- a CDS encoding Crp/Fnr family transcriptional regulator yields MINNQFIRDKFGFLGENFLNEMHSNAIITDIKAKTEIVREGQKNKYVPFLIRGSIKVFTLNDGRELIYYYIKPNDSCLMTFASIFTDYTSRVYAVAEEESEVVLIPVSVIQEWLIRFPEINRIFYNEYDRRFSDVMNMVNDAVFHRLDKRVLSYIRQQIAVTGNNPVKITHREIASNLGTSREVISRVLKKVENEGEIVQTKEGIKMPINENVRSI; encoded by the coding sequence ATGATAAATAATCAATTTATTCGCGATAAATTTGGGTTTCTTGGAGAAAATTTTTTAAATGAAATGCACTCGAATGCCATTATTACTGATATAAAGGCAAAAACTGAAATTGTACGGGAAGGACAAAAAAACAAATATGTACCCTTCCTCATCAGGGGATCTATCAAAGTATTCACCCTTAATGATGGCCGGGAACTCATCTATTACTACATAAAGCCCAATGACAGTTGTCTTATGACCTTTGCTTCCATTTTTACGGATTATACAAGCAGGGTATATGCCGTAGCGGAAGAAGAATCTGAAGTTGTCTTAATTCCTGTTTCCGTTATTCAGGAATGGCTGATCAGGTTTCCGGAGATCAACAGGATATTTTACAATGAATATGACAGACGCTTCTCAGACGTTATGAATATGGTGAATGATGCCGTTTTTCACAGGCTGGACAAAAGGGTGCTGAGTTATATCAGACAGCAAATTGCAGTCACCGGTAATAATCCCGTAAAGATCACCCACCGTGAAATTGCCAGTAATCTGGGAACCTCCAGGGAAGTGATCAGCAGAGTGCTGAAAAAAGTTGAAAATGAAGGCGAAATTGTACAGACCAAAGAAGGTATTAAAATGCCTATAAATGAAAATGTTAGATCGATCTAA
- a CDS encoding DUF5777 family beta-barrel protein, with protein sequence MTKTLLFLSVLASGLVSAQEDLLKDIDTLKTTTEVSQPAFKALQIVTGQSTKLSAKNEWYIVVAHRFGDISTGFKNFFGLDDASTKLGVIYGVTDKVSVSLSRETNLKTFEGAVKYKLVEQNDRFPVDIVGYNVMGLNTDLDKDNYPHLRFSDRLSYLTQALISRRFSDKLSLQLTPSYVHKNLYDPAIEDKNQFLAGLGGRYKISKRISVNAEYFVNFDNHSFYKNPLSLGLDIETGGHVFQLLFTNSQLNSDIGYLSNATGKWGKGQIFFGFNLYRVF encoded by the coding sequence ATGACAAAAACTCTCTTATTTTTGTCGGTATTGGCTTCAGGTCTCGTCTCTGCACAGGAAGATCTGTTGAAGGATATTGACACACTAAAAACAACTACAGAAGTTTCCCAGCCCGCATTTAAAGCACTTCAGATTGTTACGGGGCAATCCACTAAACTCTCCGCAAAAAATGAGTGGTACATCGTGGTTGCCCACCGTTTCGGAGATATAAGTACCGGATTCAAAAACTTTTTTGGGCTTGATGATGCTTCCACTAAACTGGGTGTGATCTATGGGGTAACGGACAAAGTTTCGGTGAGCCTTTCCAGGGAAACCAACCTCAAGACATTTGAAGGCGCAGTGAAGTATAAGTTGGTGGAGCAAAATGATCGTTTTCCCGTAGATATTGTGGGTTACAACGTGATGGGTCTGAATACAGATCTGGACAAAGACAATTATCCACATCTGAGATTCAGCGACAGGCTTTCCTACCTTACCCAAGCCCTGATTTCGAGAAGATTCAGTGATAAACTTTCTTTGCAGCTGACGCCTTCTTACGTTCATAAAAACCTTTACGATCCGGCAATAGAAGACAAAAATCAATTTCTGGCCGGTTTGGGTGGCCGTTATAAAATTTCAAAAAGAATTTCTGTAAATGCAGAGTATTTTGTGAATTTCGATAACCACAGCTTTTATAAAAACCCGTTGTCACTAGGACTTGATATAGAAACAGGAGGGCACGTTTTCCAGCTTTTATTCACCAATTCCCAGCTCAATTCGGATATAGGATATTTGTCCAATGCAACAGGAAAGTGGGGAAAAGGTCAGATTTTCTTTGGGTTTAATCTTTATAGAGTTTTTTAA
- a CDS encoding YceI family protein, protein MKKLVVMSAILFLGGLASAQKYSSKTGSVTFEASVPLFEDVYAKDDNNLVVFNADNGEIASVSAVKNFHFKTKLMEEHFNESYAETAKYPKTTFKGKVLNFDKSKLTASAQKYTIQGTLNFHGVEKAVNSAATLYTKDGKIFIQGGFIARPVDYKVTIPKMVMKKVAENVNVEYNYVLVKQ, encoded by the coding sequence ATGAAAAAATTAGTAGTAATGAGTGCCATTCTGTTTTTGGGAGGTCTTGCTTCAGCCCAGAAATACAGTTCCAAAACAGGCAGTGTGACTTTTGAAGCATCCGTACCGCTTTTCGAAGATGTGTATGCAAAGGATGACAACAATCTTGTCGTTTTCAATGCAGACAACGGAGAAATAGCCTCAGTTTCTGCAGTGAAAAACTTCCATTTTAAGACCAAGCTCATGGAAGAACATTTCAACGAAAGCTATGCAGAAACAGCAAAATATCCCAAGACCACTTTTAAAGGAAAAGTTTTGAATTTTGATAAATCTAAACTTACAGCCTCCGCTCAGAAATACACCATTCAGGGAACTTTGAACTTCCATGGAGTGGAAAAAGCAGTGAATTCTGCGGCAACCCTATATACAAAAGACGGAAAAATCTTTATACAGGGTGGTTTTATCGCCAGACCTGTAGACTATAAAGTGACCATCCCTAAAATGGTCATGAAAAAAGTCGCTGAAAATGTAAATGTAGAGTATAACTATGTATTGGTGAAGCAATGA
- a CDS encoding ankyrin repeat domain-containing protein, which translates to MKNTLLILHLFFCFFLAAAQEKTRSVFDVARSGTVAEVKELMKQDPDIINKTNENGFSPLILACYRGNVEVAKFLIDNVKDLNYKSPEGTALSGLSVKYNKDLAAYLLSKNADPNIADVSGYTPLFWAVKFGNKELVEMLLKHKADKSHKDSMGMTPFEYALQTNNKEIINLLKN; encoded by the coding sequence ATGAAAAATACCCTATTAATACTTCATCTTTTCTTCTGTTTTTTTCTCGCTGCGGCCCAGGAAAAGACCAGATCTGTTTTTGATGTGGCAAGAAGCGGAACGGTAGCAGAAGTAAAAGAACTGATGAAACAGGACCCGGATATTATCAACAAAACCAATGAAAATGGGTTTTCTCCACTTATCCTGGCATGCTACAGGGGTAATGTGGAAGTGGCTAAGTTTTTGATAGATAACGTAAAAGATCTCAATTACAAAAGTCCGGAAGGAACCGCTCTCTCAGGACTTTCAGTGAAATACAACAAAGATCTGGCAGCTTATTTATTAAGTAAGAATGCCGATCCGAATATTGCTGATGTCTCCGGATATACCCCCCTGTTCTGGGCGGTAAAATTCGGGAATAAAGAGCTTGTAGAGATGCTGCTGAAACACAAAGCAGATAAATCCCATAAAGATTCTATGGGAATGACCCCGTTTGAATATGCATTACAGACCAACAACAAAGAAATCATCAACCTCTTAAAAAATTAA